One Flagellimonas sp. CMM7 genomic region harbors:
- a CDS encoding metallophosphoesterase → MKEVKERKYTTEIVKDYCEEYRDMPSKTLARMILKNHPLDFEKLESVRTLVRRVRNERGVPEISETKHLTRTPKQIQQARQQKDWHDIPETDYEELAPYEIPSGNNRILSLSDVHLPYHDPKAIELTIEYAKKHLNPNVIYLNGDIMDVYQASRFTKDRRLRDLAGELDITRDFLDYINEQFPKAKKYYKIGNHEDRWESYLKSKAPELLGIDEFQLSILLRFGEKGYQLIKSKQFVFAGKLAILHGHEVFAGFGGQVNPARTIFTRAISSTLIGHHHRTSEHTEKDIRGNIISTFSQGCLCGLRPDYMPHNKWNHGFAFIETEKDGGFQLDNLRIVKGKVR, encoded by the coding sequence ATGAAGGAAGTTAAAGAACGCAAGTACACCACGGAGATTGTAAAGGATTACTGTGAAGAATATCGTGATATGCCAAGTAAAACATTGGCTAGGATGATACTTAAAAACCATCCACTTGATTTTGAAAAGCTTGAGAGCGTTAGAACCCTTGTAAGAAGGGTCAGGAATGAAAGAGGTGTTCCTGAGATTTCAGAAACCAAGCATTTAACCAGAACCCCTAAACAGATTCAACAGGCAAGACAACAAAAGGACTGGCACGATATCCCAGAAACGGATTACGAGGAACTGGCTCCATACGAAATCCCTTCAGGCAATAATAGGATACTTTCTTTATCGGATGTCCACTTACCATATCATGACCCGAAGGCAATCGAGCTGACAATAGAATATGCCAAAAAACATCTTAATCCCAACGTCATATATTTAAATGGTGATATTATGGATGTTTACCAAGCAAGTAGATTCACAAAGGACAGGAGATTGAGGGACTTAGCTGGTGAGCTTGATATAACCAGGGACTTTTTGGATTACATAAATGAGCAGTTTCCCAAAGCAAAAAAATATTACAAAATAGGCAACCACGAAGACAGATGGGAAAGCTACCTTAAATCAAAAGCGCCCGAATTGTTAGGGATAGATGAGTTCCAATTATCAATATTACTGAGGTTTGGCGAAAAAGGATACCAATTGATTAAATCGAAACAGTTCGTATTCGCTGGTAAACTTGCAATACTACATGGGCATGAAGTGTTTGCAGGTTTTGGTGGTCAGGTGAATCCTGCTAGAACGATTTTTACAAGAGCTATTAGCTCTACTTTGATAGGACACCACCATAGAACTTCAGAGCATACAGAAAAAGATATACGTGGCAATATCATATCAACTTTTAGTCAAGGTTGTTTATGCGGATTAAGACCGGATTATATGCCACACAATAAATGGAACCACGGATTTGCCTTTATAGAGACCGAGAAGGACGGAGGCTTTCAACTGGACAACCTAAGAATAGTTAAAGGTAAGGTTAGGTAA